The Shewanella algae DNA segment CAGCTCATCGGCTTCGCCCATGGCCGTTTCCAACAGGTTGACGAGCTCGGCATCAGCACCGCTGGCCTTGAAGGTTTCTATTTGAGTGCGGTTCAGCCAGTAATCCTGGTCGGCATCATGCTCTTCTACCAGGTTGTCGATCAGATACTGCAGCTGCTGCTCAGAGATATGGCCGATAAAAGCGCCGGTTTCTTTATTGCTGAGTTTGATCATTCTCTCTCCTTGGGTTGATGTGGCCTCAGTGGCCGGAAATCACAGCTCGCACTATATCTTGTTCAGTAAGTGCGTTGAATCCCATGTTTTGTCATAAAGCTCTCCTCATAAACGACCCCGGCCAGGGTGGCGATAGCCAGGCCAAGTACCAGTGCCAGCAGTAGAGGCTTGCAAACCCCCATGGGCACCAGCCAGATCAGCAGCAGCGCCAATACGCAGATGCCACCGCTTATGGGGTTAAACAGCAGTTCCATGCTGATATCGAAGGCACCCAAGGATTCGGCGTCCTGATAGCGTCGGAAATGGAGCAGGAAATAGAGGGCGGCGCAAAGCAAACTGACACTGGAAAATGCCAACAGCCCGCTGAGGCTGAAAGTTTCTTTGAAGTATAAAGTGGCCTGGTAACCCGCCACAGTCAGTATTGCCAGCCAGATAACAAGCAATGGCGCCAGGATAAATCCCATTACAGTCCCTTGATTAGACGTCCATGTTTACAGGTGACTGTAACCTAAAAGCATTTGCACAACAAATCGCCTGAGGGGATTTGTGGCTTGGTTCGCTTCTCGGCCAGGGTTTGTTTGTGCAGGCGGTTTCAAGAAGGCTATTTCAATCTCTAACGACTTGGTTACTTTTTGGTCTGCTTGCAGGATATACTCAGGCAAGTAATTGTTGTCGGAAGAAAACTTGTTTGGAGAATCCTTATGCGTTTTATCAAGACACTGTTTATCCTGTTGGCACTGATAGTGGCTGTGCCGCTGATTGCCGCCCTGTTTGTCAAAAGCGACTACCAGGTGACCACCAATGTGGTGATAAACCGCCCGGTGGCTGAGGTCTATGACTATGTGAAATATCTGAAAAATCAAGATAACTTCAGCGTCTGGGCCAAGATGGATCCGGCGATGAAACGCAGCTATCGCGGCGTTGACGGCACTGTCGGTTTTGTCTCTGCCTGGAAGAGTGATAACCCGGAGGTGGGCCAAGGCGAGCAGGAGATAGTCGCCATGGAAACTAACAAGCGTATCGATTATGAGCTCAGGTTTCTGACTCCCTTCGAGGCCACTGAACCTGCCTACATGCTATTTGAACCCTATGAAGGCAATAGAACCAACCTCAGTTGGAGCTTTAAGGGGCATCTGGATTACCCGACGAATCTGATGTTTCTGTTTGTTGACTTTGAAACCATGATCGCCACGGATCTACTGCGCGGGCTCAGCAATCTCAAGCTGTTACTCGAATCTGAACCCACGCCGCAGGAACAGATTCAGAGCCCGTAAATCCAGGCCACCCATTGACGGTAAAGATTAAGCCCTATCAACAGGTTAATCGGAAAGGTGACCCCTAGCGAGGCCAGCATGGCCACGCCGATATTGGCCGATGGAATGGCCGCGCGGATCGCCGCCGGTGCTGCAATATAAGAGGCGCTGGCGC contains these protein-coding regions:
- a CDS encoding SRPBCC family protein, encoding MRFIKTLFILLALIVAVPLIAALFVKSDYQVTTNVVINRPVAEVYDYVKYLKNQDNFSVWAKMDPAMKRSYRGVDGTVGFVSAWKSDNPEVGQGEQEIVAMETNKRIDYELRFLTPFEATEPAYMLFEPYEGNRTNLSWSFKGHLDYPTNLMFLFVDFETMIATDLLRGLSNLKLLLESEPTPQEQIQSP